One Desulfobulbus propionicus DSM 2032 DNA segment encodes these proteins:
- a CDS encoding phytoene desaturase family protein, whose amino-acid sequence MADYELIIIGGGLSGLAAGIRAARFGRKTLILEQHSLPGGLNSFYLRQGRLFETGLHAMTNCAALGDKRAPLNRLFRQLHLSRKQFALHEQIGSEIRFADRSLLFSNDPATLEAEIAREFPESLDHFRALRAEIAAYDPFAPAPWRSTRAVLAERLGNPLLEDMLLLPLMVYGNAEEQDMDLGQFVIMFRAVFEEGFFRPAATMREFLDLLVRQYQSFGGELRFRSPVGALCIDQGRVAGVRLENGEELSAEVVLSTAGIPETIRLSGWKADQERYCGRMSFMETISLLPQAAAASLGRERTIIFYHNGERLNYCRPADYLDPSWGVICFPEHFAGLPPADMAQIRVTNAASYPLWKALAPAAYRAAKQHWTEAATVASEEIVGNYRRFIVYQDSFTPVTIERFTRKAQGAVYGSGIKIKDGRTPWPNLFLAGTDQGYLGIVGAMLSGITVVNQHILR is encoded by the coding sequence ATGGCTGACTATGAACTGATCATCATCGGGGGTGGGTTGTCGGGACTGGCGGCCGGTATCCGCGCTGCCCGCTTCGGCCGCAAAACCCTGATCCTGGAGCAGCACAGCCTGCCCGGTGGGCTCAACTCCTTCTATCTCCGCCAGGGGCGGCTGTTTGAAACCGGGCTGCACGCCATGACCAACTGTGCCGCGCTCGGCGACAAGCGCGCCCCGCTCAACCGGCTGTTTCGCCAGTTGCACCTCTCCCGCAAGCAGTTTGCCCTGCACGAGCAGATCGGATCCGAAATCCGCTTTGCCGACCGCTCTCTGCTATTCAGCAACGATCCGGCGACCCTTGAGGCCGAAATTGCCCGCGAGTTTCCCGAAAGCCTCGACCATTTTCGAGCGCTGCGGGCCGAGATCGCGGCCTACGATCCCTTTGCCCCGGCCCCGTGGCGATCCACCCGGGCTGTGTTGGCCGAACGACTGGGCAATCCGCTCCTGGAAGACATGCTGCTGCTGCCGCTGATGGTCTACGGCAATGCCGAGGAGCAGGACATGGACCTGGGCCAGTTTGTCATCATGTTCCGCGCCGTGTTCGAGGAAGGGTTTTTCCGGCCCGCCGCGACCATGCGCGAGTTCCTCGATCTGCTGGTGCGCCAGTATCAATCCTTCGGCGGCGAACTGCGCTTTCGCAGCCCAGTGGGTGCCCTTTGCATCGATCAGGGTCGGGTTGCGGGCGTGCGGCTGGAAAACGGCGAGGAACTGAGCGCCGAGGTGGTGCTGTCCACCGCCGGCATCCCGGAAACGATCCGGCTCTCCGGTTGGAAGGCCGACCAGGAACGCTATTGCGGCCGGATGAGCTTCATGGAGACCATCTCCCTGCTGCCGCAGGCTGCGGCCGCATCGCTTGGCCGGGAGCGGACCATCATCTTCTACCACAACGGCGAGCGGCTCAACTATTGCCGGCCTGCCGACTATCTCGACCCCTCCTGGGGGGTGATCTGCTTTCCCGAGCATTTTGCCGGTCTGCCGCCGGCGGACATGGCCCAGATCCGGGTGACCAACGCCGCCAGCTATCCGTTGTGGAAGGCTTTGGCTCCAGCGGCGTACAGGGCTGCGAAACAGCACTGGACCGAGGCCGCCACCGTGGCCAGCGAGGAAATCGTTGGGAATTATCGCCGGTTCATTGTATATCAGGACAGCTTCACGCCGGTGACCATCGAACGCTTCACCCGCAAGGCCCAGGGTGCGGTCTATGGCAGCGGCATCAAGATCAAGGACGGCCGGACTCCCTGGCCCAACCTCTTTCTCGCCGGCACCGATCAGGGTTACCTGGGTATTGTCGGTGCCATGCTCAGCGGGATTACCGTGGTCAATCAGCATATTTTGCGGTGA
- a CDS encoding DUF6946 family protein, whose translation MEKKSRIFPFTTGVEDWQALLADPDRHWRKGYSARTLAYCWESSEELPEEVAQPFAESMDPLLANLQPVIGIPEFKVPLPGGRNSSQNDIFILSRSTAGPVCIMVEGKVSESFGPRVTDWLKNASEGKMKRLEFLLDSLGLTSLPDDTIRYQLLHRAVSAIITAEQFRAVAAVMLIHSFSRELVGWLDYSRFASLFEVEAVVGSLQKLSVSSKVPLFGVWVIGNHAFLEC comes from the coding sequence ATGGAAAAGAAATCCCGTATATTTCCTTTTACGACCGGGGTTGAGGATTGGCAGGCTTTGCTGGCTGATCCAGATAGACATTGGCGAAAAGGATATTCCGCTCGGACCTTAGCGTATTGCTGGGAGTCGTCGGAGGAACTACCAGAGGAAGTTGCACAACCCTTTGCAGAGAGCATGGATCCACTTTTAGCTAATCTTCAGCCTGTCATCGGCATTCCCGAATTTAAGGTTCCTTTGCCTGGGGGAAGGAATAGTTCGCAAAACGATATCTTTATCTTATCCCGATCCACAGCTGGCCCTGTCTGCATCATGGTGGAAGGCAAAGTCAGCGAGTCTTTTGGACCAAGAGTGACAGATTGGTTGAAAAATGCTTCGGAGGGGAAGATGAAACGGCTGGAATTCCTTTTGGATTCCTTGGGGTTGACGTCTCTACCCGATGATACGATTAGGTACCAACTACTTCATCGCGCAGTCTCCGCTATAATCACGGCAGAGCAATTTAGGGCTGTTGCTGCGGTGATGCTGATTCATTCGTTCAGCCGAGAGCTTGTTGGATGGTTGGATTATAGCAGGTTTGCAAGCTTGTTTGAAGTTGAGGCCGTTGTTGGATCATTGCAAAAATTAAGTGTCTCGTCAAAAGTTCCTCTTTTTGGGGTTTGGGTTATAGGAAATCACGCTTTTTTGGAGTGTTAG
- a CDS encoding phytoene desaturase family protein, with protein MRYTPLDRVRPQYDVIVVGSGLGGLTSANRLAAAGHSVLLLEHHIQLGGLATWFKRGGHIFDVSLHGFPYGMVKTCKKYWGKAIRDSIVQLQHIVFDNPQFSLTTTFSKEDFIRILQERFGISQQVVEDFFATVDGMNFYDDQRLTTRELFEQFFPGRSDVHRLLMEPITYANGSTLDEPAITYGIVFSNFMNRGVFTFEGGTDKLIGLMAEELLAKGVDICTGARVDRILVKDGVTTGVVVGDREISARAVVSNAGVTNTIDQLVGRECFTKDFLGRFGKVQVNNSSCQVYFGIRRGETIPDIGDLLFTSTAPEFSSEEMRRMDTQSRTFSLYYPKTRPDAAPDYTIVASMNANYDDWAGLGDAAYHAAKEAMIERCLVDLDRYLPGIRAKIDTIESATPKTFHRYTLHTKGTSFGTKFEGLDISRFLHKEIGGLFHVGSVGIIMSGWLGAINYGVIVANDVDGYLRG; from the coding sequence ATGCGCTATACACCGCTGGATAGGGTTCGCCCCCAATATGACGTCATTGTGGTCGGTTCCGGGCTTGGCGGCCTGACCAGCGCCAACCGCTTGGCCGCGGCCGGCCACAGTGTGTTGCTGCTCGAACATCACATTCAACTGGGCGGGCTGGCCACCTGGTTCAAGCGCGGCGGCCATATCTTCGACGTCTCCCTGCACGGCTTTCCCTACGGCATGGTCAAGACCTGCAAGAAGTACTGGGGCAAGGCCATCCGCGACTCCATCGTCCAGCTGCAGCACATCGTCTTCGACAACCCCCAGTTCTCCCTGACCACCACCTTCAGCAAGGAGGACTTCATCCGCATCCTTCAGGAACGGTTCGGCATCAGCCAGCAGGTGGTCGAGGACTTCTTCGCCACCGTGGATGGCATGAACTTCTACGACGACCAGCGGCTCACCACCCGGGAACTGTTCGAGCAATTCTTTCCCGGCCGTAGCGACGTGCACCGGTTGCTAATGGAACCGATCACTTACGCCAACGGCTCCACCCTGGACGAGCCAGCCATCACCTACGGCATCGTCTTCTCCAACTTCATGAACCGGGGCGTGTTCACCTTCGAGGGCGGCACCGACAAACTGATCGGCCTGATGGCTGAGGAACTGCTGGCCAAGGGCGTGGATATCTGCACCGGCGCGCGGGTGGACCGCATCCTGGTGAAGGACGGCGTGACCACCGGCGTGGTGGTGGGGGACCGCGAGATCAGCGCCCGGGCAGTGGTCTCCAACGCGGGCGTCACCAACACCATCGACCAGTTGGTCGGGCGGGAGTGTTTTACCAAGGACTTCCTCGGCCGCTTTGGTAAGGTGCAGGTCAACAATTCGAGCTGCCAGGTCTATTTCGGTATCCGCCGGGGCGAGACCATTCCCGACATCGGCGACCTGCTCTTCACCTCCACCGCCCCGGAGTTCTCCTCGGAGGAGATGCGGCGCATGGACACCCAAAGCCGCACCTTTTCCCTCTACTATCCCAAAACCCGGCCGGATGCGGCGCCCGATTACACCATCGTCGCCTCGATGAATGCCAACTACGACGACTGGGCCGGGTTGGGCGATGCGGCCTACCATGCGGCCAAGGAGGCGATGATCGAACGCTGTCTGGTCGATCTGGACCGCTACCTCCCCGGCATCCGCGCCAAGATCGACACCATCGAGTCGGCCACGCCCAAGACCTTCCACCGCTACACCCTGCACACCAAGGGCACCTCGTTCGGCACCAAGTTCGAGGGCCTCGACATCTCCCGCTTCCTGCACAAGGAGATAGGGGGCCTCTTTCATGTCGGCTCGGTCGGGATCATCATGAGCGGTTGGCTGGGGGCGATCAACTATGGGGTGATCGTGGCCAACGATGTGGATGGGTATTTGAGGGGGTAG
- a CDS encoding acyl carrier protein, whose amino-acid sequence MSRDEIKDVILEIIADIDEEADFASLDADAPLRDQLDLDSMDFLDIVMELRKRYKLQIPEEEYPQLATLTSCVNYLEPKLQNV is encoded by the coding sequence ATGAGCCGTGACGAAATCAAGGACGTAATCCTTGAAATCATAGCAGATATTGATGAAGAAGCCGATTTTGCCAGCCTGGATGCCGATGCCCCCCTGCGCGACCAGCTGGATCTCGACTCCATGGATTTTCTCGATATTGTCATGGAGTTGCGCAAACGCTACAAGTTGCAGATCCCCGAGGAGGAATATCCGCAGCTCGCCACCCTGACCAGTTGCGTCAACTATCTGGAACCCAAACTGCAAAACGTCTGA